Proteins encoded by one window of Lycium barbarum isolate Lr01 chromosome 11, ASM1917538v2, whole genome shotgun sequence:
- the LOC132619999 gene encoding putative F-box/FBD/LRR-repeat protein At5g56810, protein MAQGRKRVAVKHDRNDRISDLPNNVLNRILELLPVHDAARTSILSKQWRSVWAMLPNMKLDNHFCNKLMIKCLGSFKGNSIHAQFVVVSKFCLNSVATLQLLSTLQYSNGT, encoded by the exons ATGGCTCAAG GTAGAAAAAGAGTTGCTGTTAAGCATGATAGAAATGATAGAATAAGTGATCTACCAAATAATGTTCTCAATCGTATCCTTGAGCTCTTGCCAGTTCATGATGCAGCCAGAACTAGTATCTTGTCCAAACAATGGAGATCTGTTTGGGCAATGCTTCCAAATATGAAGTTGGATAATCACTTCTGCAACAAATTAATGATAAAGTGcct GGGCAGTTTCAAAGGGAATTCCATTCACGCTCAATTTGTTGTGGTATCTAAG TTCTGCCTGAACAGTGTAGCAACTTTACAGTTGTTAAGTACCTTGCAGTACTCTAATGGAACCTGA